AGTGTACGTACTTCACCCACTGGATTCCGTGTCAAGCCTGTCCTGGCGATAGGCCAGGGCACGGAATGACAGGGAATCTCAGGCAAGACGCTCATATTTTCATAAATTTCTGGTGTCTCTGATAAGAGACATGATAGATTATCACGGAACATATTCGCTTCGCCTGGGATGACAATTCATCGTTTTTAGACTTCCTCATAAAGGGGCGAGCTTGCAGTCCATGAAGGTTATTGCTAAAATTACCTTGGTCTAAATCCGTTCATGCCCCAGTAGCTCAGGTGGATAGAGCAGCAGTTTCCTAAACTGCGTGTCGAGCGTTCGAGTCGCTCCTGGGGCACTTGAAAACCTTACTCACCCCCCACCTCACCCCCGCCCAGACCCAGATCAGGTTCCTTACCGTGAAAAGCAGGGGCAAGAGCGCAATACATCCGTCCTTTTTTTTATCGAGCAATATAATGGTCTCCGGCAGATGGATAAGAGGCAGTAAGAAGAGTAAGAGAAGTGCCCACGGAGAAATCAAGGTACCGAACGTAGCCAGAAGCAGAACGAGCATGGTAAAGGGGGCCTGGAGAATCATCCACCACCCGGCGACTTCATCACGTGGACTCCGGCTGTACCGGGCCAGTTCCAGCCGGCAGTAAGCATAGCCGTACTGCTGGCGCAGGTAGTCCCGGAGGTTATCCTTCCAGTAATGCCGGCAGCGGACATCCTTCCTCAACAGGAGGCGACAGCCGTCAGCTTTCAGCCGCCGGGTCAGGTCAACATCATACCCCGCTTTGAGAGCTTCATTAAGCCCGGCCTTGAGCAAGGCCTCCCGTCGGCAGGCAACGTTCATGGTAGAGAGGTAATCAATATCGCTGGCGACCTTACCCAGTCGCAGCTCCGCGTCATAACCCGCCACCTTCCCGATGCAGCCCGTGTTCGCCGTCTCCGCACAGCCGCTGACCGCCACCACGGAAGGGTCAGTAAAGGAAAGGGTTATCTTCTCCAGCCAGTCCTCTCCGGGCAGAGCGTCAGCATCAAACAGGACTACCATATCGTGGTGTGCCGCCTTTATCCCGGTATTGGTTGCCCGCGCGGCTCCGCCATGAGCAATCCCGATAACCCCCACCCCGGAGAAGGAAGCAGCGATCTCAGCAGTCTTATCGGTGCTTCCGTCGTCCACCACGATTATCTCAATTTCACCAGTCCACCGGAGCCTGGTGACTGACTGAAGACACTCACCCAGAGTGCGCTCAGCATTATACGCCGGGACCACAATACTTACGCCATTCATCAAGTGCTGCCTGGCTAACGGCCGGATGCTGCCCTCAGATATTAAGAATCATCACTACCCTGGTATATAATACCCCCATGAAAATAATGAACAAAACCCAGGTAACCGTGTTAAAATTCAATCTCAGTTTATGTAAGATGGCGTCCGTTTTTCGATGTAGGAAGGGATGGGTCAACTCCAGCAGGATAAGCAGAACGATGAGGATCACGGCGAAGATCAATCCCACATTGAAGCCGACGCTGCTGCCGAAGGTGCTCTGATAGTAGCTCGTCGTGGTCATAAAGCTCATCACCGAGGTAGAGAATGAGGCAAAACTGACAAAGCTGCTCCATACCTGAGGCGGGAAGGGCGGGGTGGATAAATATTTCTCGTATTCCCCCTGCTCTGATTGCGTCCTGACCAGGAAATTCAGGCGCTCACCCAGCGGCACCGGGTTTTCATAAGCATACCTGTAGACTTTACCAAAGCCGGGGACTATCATGGTAACACCCTCTTTTAGCAGCTTGCCGTCAGCATAAAACTGGTATCTGGTAACCAGAACCTCAGGGGACTGGTTGTTCAGTCTGTAGGTAACCATAATAGATTCGCCCTCTCTGGGTACCTGCGGTATAATGCCAATACTCACCGGTTCCAGGGATCCCTGCACCGTTAACCAGAAGCTGCCCAGGAGAACTATCGCCAGCCAGACGATAATTATCTTGAACCTGATGCCTCTATCCCCGCTTTGTTCCTGTTTACCCATGATCACTCTCAACTGTACTCAACCGCCAAAACCGGCTTTCCCCCTGCGTCCGGCAACCGTTCGTATTGCCTGAAGTAGATGTAAGCAAAGAAGAGGTACCACAGCGGGAAAAGGATGTATATCGTCCAGGAGTGGGCAGCCCACAGGGCTGACTCTCCCAGATAGTAGCCCAACATTATCAGTACTACCAGCCTGATGAAGCTCTGCAACCAGGTGCCGATTACGCCAAACAAGAGGAGACCCATTGCTTTTGATGGTGGTACGGGCATATCCAGCATCATCAGGGTAAAGATAGCCAGGAACACCCCCATGGTGGCCGGCCCGGCGCAGGCCGTGGTAATTACTACTGATATTGGCTCCCCGGTAAGACTGCCAAAATGTAACCACTGCCCGTAGCTCTCAAACGGATATCTCAGCACTCCCAGCAGCCCCGTCAACGGGACAACAGCCGTCCGGGAGTAAGCATCCTCCGCAAAACGCTCTACCAGTAACGGGAAGGATACGGCAAACCCATATATCCCGAGCAGCACGGACGGTACCCTGGCGGCCTTGCCAAAGAAAATAACAAATACCCCCAGCACCACCAGCAAGACCCGGAACACCTGATAGTCCGGGGAATAAGGCATCAATAAGGCTCCGGCGACCAGGGCTAAACCCACCGGGATAAAGACCGGCGCTGGACTGCGGCTCATTTTGTCCCCGACCTGTTTCCTCTTCAGCCAGAGAGAACCGAGACACAAAGCCAGGACACCCCAGGGAGCAGCCTGGTTCTGCTCCAGTACCCGGACTGGAGACAGCATACCCGGCAGATTTATCCAGAACTCCCGTAAGAATACAGCCAGCAGCATAGCTGAGATGACCGCCCACAGCACCAGCCTTACCACCGACCCGCGCTTCAAAGACCCCGCTATAGAAACTATCCTTGAGTGCATTATTCTAATTTCAAATTCCCCTTGCTCATCATAAACCTATAAGATAAGGCAACACGGCTACCAGCATCACATTGTTCACCCCGTGAGCGATAATCGGCGCCGTCAGGCTTTTTGTTTTCAGGTATAATGCTCCCAGTACAATACCGGCGATAAAGACAAAACCCAGTTCCGGTACCGAGCGCCAGGTGAGGTGCATTACGGCAAACAGGAAAGAAGCGCCGAGGAGTCCCCACTTCCAACCGAAGACATCCGCCAGGTCACGCTGAATCAGGGCACGGAAGAGCAGTTCCTCTCCAATACCCACAAAGAAGAACATGTAGACCATATCCCTGAAGAGATACCTCACCTCAAAGCCGGGGAAAGCCGGGGCCGGCCGCAGAATCAAGTATTCTACTGTCCCCAACGGGACGCCGATTGCCAGGCCGATAAGCGAGTATTTCAGCAGCTTCTCCTTACTGAAGCCAAAAAGATCGCTCAGGCTGAGGCCCTTCTCATAGATGTGCCAGAAGCACAAGCCCATGATACAGGAATACACCGCCGGCAGCAGGAACTGCTGGTTAATGAAGAACCAGGGCAGAGAGGAGGTGAACAGGATATATAGCGGAACGAGCGCCAGGGATTCGCCGCAGTTGATGATCCCCCGCTGCAGGTGCAAGACCGAGAGCGACAGGTAGGTAAACAGCACCAGGGCAAGAGCGATGACGATGCCATAAGCCACATTATGGTAAGCAAAAACATACTCGCTGACAACAATACCCGCCATGAGGGCGACGATGAAGAATACCTGCCATCGTCCCACCCTTCTCTCTAATAGCTCACTCTGGACTATTTCCGTTATCGCCTGCATTTTTCCCTATCTCAAACTGACATGGTCAATCACCTACTTCAGGTAATAAATGGATTGTTCAAACGGTATCGCTTCACCCTCCCGGTAGATGGTCAAATCTACTTTACCTTCCTGTACCATTGCCGGGTAAACGTGACGTATGTGACTGTATATCCGTCCCTCTCTTACCAGTATCTTCTCCGTATAGTCCGCTCCGCCGCTCGACCAGCGCAGGACATAGCTCATGTCCCGCTTTTCCTGGTTAACGATGTCCAGTTGAATTATCCACTGGTCCTCACCGCGGATAATCGATTCCCGGCTCACCACGCTGTACTCCTCGGCGCTGGCCAGCGGACGGAGCACCGCCAGCATCACGAGGGATCCCAATATCAGCAGCGAGATCACGAAGACTATCCTAAGGCGTGACCCTGACATACGCCAGCCTCCTCTTTCTCATCCAGCCGTAAACGGCAAAACAGGTCCCGGCAACAGCGATTGCCGCCAGGACCGTGGGAAACTCGGGAATAGCCGCCTGGGTGACTTCAAAACTATCTCCCTGCACATATCCCGAAGTGGTCGCGGCGTCATTGTAATTATCCGGAGGGCCCAGACCGGGGAGAAACTCCTCATCAAAGACCACAGCGTGCCAGGTTCCGGCAGCAGCCCCGTAGTCCGTGGTCAACAGGTACTGGCTGGAGAGGTTGCCGTAAGCGGTGGAGCTAATTCCGGTATCGGTGGCCACTTTCTGCCCGCCACCCGTCGGATTGCCGTCGTAGTAGGCAACGGTATAGGTATTTCCGGCTCTCAAGCCGTGCGCCCAGATGTAGGCGGTGTTCTCTCCCGGGCCGAAGGAGTCATCAACGGTGGTATGGGCGCTGTCATTATAGGACTCGGCGGAGTTTATTTCTAAATGAGCGATATTGGCATTCTGGATAAAAGCCTCTGTGTTCGCGGCTGCGTTATTGGTTTTCCACTGGATCTTGTGGGTTGTCACTCCAGACGCTGTATTTTGCTTGGACATGAGCATAAAAGAGCGGTAAATCCGGGCTGACCCCGGGACAAAGACGGTTTCTCCCCCGCTGACGCCATCCCGGTCAACATTGGCGTAAAAGGCGTAGGATGAGTTCTCCTGCTTGCCCAACCCGGAAGCGATATTTATATCATCGTGGCGGCGGCTGGCAGTATAAGACAGGGTTGTCTTGTCAACGTAGGTAATAGACTGGGTTACGCTCTCCGCTTCAGACTCCGCGTAGCGCAGGAAACCGAGATCAGATGCCAGTACGGCGGTGATGCGGGCGTACCTGATCTTGGCCGAAGCCGGGACTGATGTCTTGTACTGGATTTTAAAAGTGTGCGATGCCGCCGTCAGGTTCTCCCGTTCAACAGAGCTCCAGCACATGTAATTGGTGCCGTTATGGACTACTCCGCTGTCGGCGACTCCATCAATAGTCCACTGCGCATCGGCATCCTTACCGGCAGAGGTACTGGCCAGGTCAGCCGAGACCAGCATCAGGTAGTCAGCCTGAGAGGACGGAGAGAAGTTCAGGGCCACCGCGTCCACATAGCTGGTGGAGGTAGTGGTGATTTCTGTTTCCTGCTCGGCGGTATAGTAATTGGTAACCTCGATGACAGCCAGAGCCGCATTCTTGATATAGGCGGTACCGGCGGCATTTTCGGTACGGTACTGGATTTTCACCGTGTGGCTGCTGCCACCGGTAAGCTGAATGACCTTGTGACTGGCAAAGGAATGCCAGTTTAATGAAGCATTTACCGGCTGGTGAAACGCCTCACTGTAAGTAGTCCCATCTATAGTAAATTGCGCCACGGTAGCATAAGAAGTAGAGGAGTTGTTGTTCAGCGCGGTGGCGATGACCAGGTAGTCTTTAGTGACGGGAGGCGTAAAGGTCAGGGTCAGGGCATCCTGATAGGTGGTGCTGGCAGTACTCTGCTCGTTGGCGTTTTCCGTGTAGTAACGTTCGATTGTGTAAGCGTCATCGGGAGTACCTGCCTTTACCGGAGCCGGCGGGAAAAGAGGCACGCCAACCAGTACCAGCGCCACGGCCAGCATTATCCCCGGGTATCGTCTGCGCCAGCTTATTCCTGAAAGTTTATTACTCATGCCCACTTATCAATTTTAGTCCGCCGGAATTACAAGGCTCATAAACCCGCTATTAAATTTCTATAAAAATGCTCACTGTAATCCTGTTTTCTGTTATATCTTCGCCAGCTGGCGAATATTTAGGCCGTGCTAAAGCCATACCCTGCCATAACCTGAAATCAGTAGCGGGAAGTTACCTGACGGCAACAATAAGCCGTAGCATCAATAAGCGCTCCCTGTCCCTCCTCACCATCTCTCTCGCGCCTTGCCAGTCTTTTCCCGGACAAAACCACCGGTTCCCGGCATCCGCTTGACCGGGTTAACCAGGTACTGCTAAAGTTTTCCTCCGTTCGTCTCCAGCCCTGACCTGCCATCACCCTCCAGTTCCTGACATTCTCTGCATAATCCGCGAAACTCGGCGGTATAGTATGAAATCTTGAAGCCGGTCTCGCGGGCAATTCTGCCGTTGAGTCTCTTATGGTTGACCGGCTCATCGATATCCCGAATAAGACTGCACCGCTCACAGATAAAATGGTCGTGGTAGTCCGTCCTGGGGTCAAAGCGGTTCGGGGAGGTGTTAAACTCCAGCTCTAAAATCTGCCCCGTTTCCCGCAGTACCTTCAGGTTACGGTAGACCGTTGCCAGGCTGATGTTCGGCATCTCCTTCCTCACCTCGTCATAAACCCACAGAGCGGTAGGGTGGGAAGGCGTGCTTTTCAATACCCTGAGGATAAGCTCTTTCTGCCTGGTCTTTTTCAGCATTCCCTGATTTTGGTTATAGTTATTATTATCATAATTGTTATTATAATAACAAAAAAATCCCGGGTAATCAAGGGGTTAGGGGCACGAAATATAACCCGCACCGGGGCAACGAATGAACCCGGATTAGAGGTCGTATCAGGTCGTTTTACCGGCGCGACCTCTAATCCGGGCATGAAAGCCATTATCAATTTCTCAGAGAAAACACCTCAATGGTGAAGTACGGTAGTAACAGCGTCAACGGAGGTCTGGTTACCGGCTAAATCAGTGGCGGTAAGTCGAAAAGTATAGGTACGGCCGTTCCCGTCACTACCCTGAACCCAGGCTTCCACCGCTACCGTACCGGAAAGGGCTGACCCCAGGTACTGGCTCAGTTCCCCGTACTCGTCAATGAGCTGTGTGTTGGTCGTGTTCAGCCCGGAAACCGGGTCTGCCGCCGTGCCATTGTAACTGACATTTACCATCGTGCCCCGCTTATCCTTACTAATCAACCCCGGCACAGAGGTCTCGGTCAGGTCAGGCGGCGTCTGGTCAATCTTGATTACCGCCGATGCCGGCGGGGCTTCCACGTTACCCGCTTTGTCCCGCCCCCTGACCAGTAAGGTCTTGTTACCGTCAGCGGTTATTACCAGGAACGGGGTGTAAGTATACCAGGACTGACCGTTGTCCAGGCTGTATTCCATTCCAGCCACGCCGGAGCCGCCCGGATTATCCGTCGTCCACATATCTACCTCTACATCAGATACATACCAGCCATTGTTCCCCATCGTCCCGCTTCTTACTGATATGGTGGAGGGATTAGGCATCGTTTTGTCAATCTTGATCTGCACAAATGCCGGAGGGCCTTCATCATTACCGGCATTATCCCATGCCCTGGCCAGCACCAGGTTGGTGCCTTCGCTGCTGACGATGAAGGGGGAACTATAGGTCTGCCAGCCTTGACCACCGTCCAGGCTGTACTTGATTTCAGAGACACCGGAGCCGCCCGCATCGTCCTGCGCTGTCAGCGTTACCGTCACATCAGTATTGTACCAGCCAAATTGACTCTGGGTCCCGTTCACCGATATCGCGGTAACCGGCTGGGTCTGGTCCGGCGGCTCGCTGAAACTGATTGCCAGGTCGGCATTTACCATCCCTTTGCCGAACAGGCTGTCCCAGCCGGCCGCGCCGAGGTCCTCCGCCGAGTTCCTCATCCGGTCGCGAACCGCAGTATTACTGCTTATACCGGAGTCAATGAGCAGGGCAGCCACACCCGCCGCGTGAGGTGATGAAGCCGAGGTGCCACTGAGATTGGCATAACCTCCACCCATGGCCGTGGAGTAAATATTAACGCCCGGAGCAGCCAGCTCCAGGGTGTAGCCGGTACTCGAAGAGGAATAGCGGGCATCCTGGTTATCAGTAGCTCCGACGGCGATAACCGATTCGTAGCGGGCCGGTGCCCACACATTATTTCCGGTACCACCGGGGTTACCGCTGCCTCCGGAGCCAGCCACGATGACGATGCCGGCCGCATAGGCGCTATCCAGGGCCTGTACTATAGTTGAAGGCATCTCCGCTAAGCCGCCGAAACTCATGTTCACCACCTGCATATTGTTGTCCAGCGCCCACTCAATGCCGCTCAGGATATTGCTCATCGTACCGTCGCCATTCTGGTCGAGCACCTTCACCGAATAGAGTGACGCCTCAGGAGCCACGCCGATAACGCCGATTTCATTGTCCAGGGCGGCGACGATACCGGCGACGAGCGTACCATGCCCGTTATCATCATCCCCATCCGACGTCCCGGCGACAAAGGTAACATTACCGGATACGGCTAAATCAGGGTGATCAAAGTCAATGCCGGTATCCAGGACGGCGACCTTTACTCCGGTACCCTTATAGACCGGATGTACCAGTTCGGCATCAACTCGGTCCACTCCCCAGGGGAGGACTTCCCCCGCCAGGGCCGCTGAGAAGGTGATATCATCTTCAACTGACTCCACCCTGGGGTCAGCGCGCAGCTCATCGAGGTTCTCCGCAGGCATCACCGCAGCTACGGCAGGGACGACATGATAGACCTTGTTGACAGTACCGCCCAGGCTCTCGATCAAACTGATCTCATCAGCACCCGGCGGCTGGTAAAAATTGACCAGAACATCAGCCGTTCCCGGCAGTGGCTCCGCCAGTGCCGGATTACCCGGTATCCCCAGCATAAACACCAGCAGGACAACCAGCGGAAGGTAACATATTCTCGTAATTTTCATCTTTTTCCTACTCCTTTTTGAACCGATGATGCATTTTCCCGCAAATAATAGCCATATGTCACGCATTATAGTCACGATGGTGACAGTTGTCAATACGGAACAGCCCGATGTAAGCATCACGACAACCCTGTCACCAGAACAATAACAAAAAGATAAGCCCCCCTCCCCACCGCCCACCCTGTCATGCTTGACACTTTAGCGGATTTTCAGCTAGAATTCAACAAACCTCACCTTTCAGGAGTCACCTTGCCTTCTCACCAGTACACCAGGATAAAGATTTGCGGTATTACCTCCGTCGCTGACGCCCGTCTGGCTGCGGAAGCAGGCGCCGACTACATCGGCGTGATTATCGAGATTGATTTCTCCCCACGGCGTTTGAGCGTTGAGCAGGCGCGCCCGATCTGTGAACAGTCAACCCTGCCGGTAGTAACGCTGTTCTTCAACCGGGAGGCGGAACAGATAAGAAAGGCGGTAGATATCCTGCGCCCTCATGCCATCCAGCTTCTGGGACAGGAGCCGCCATCACTGATCAGCGCCCTGAAAAACACGGTAAACTGCCAGCTATGGAAATCAATTCATCTTCCGCCGCTGGCTTCAGGAGCGATTGACATCGCTGTATACGAGGAGACAATTAAGGCCATGGTGGACGCCGGAATTGATGCCATTATCATTGATACCTTCGTTGGTTCAGCTCCTGATGCCAGGCGTTATGGCGGGACCGGCGTGGTCAGCGACTGGGAGGTTGCCCGCCGGCTGGTGGAGACCAGCCCCGTCCCGACCTTCCTGGCCGGTGGCATCAACCCGCAAAACGTCCGGCAGGCCATTGAGCAGGTACATCCCTACGGTATCGACCTGTGCAGTGGCGTGGAGAGCGCTCCCGGACAGAAAGACCCGGAGAAGCTGCGCCAGCTGATATCAGCCATCCATGGTATTGTCCCGGTGAAAAGGTAACGATGAAAGCAGCCGTACTGCATGGTGAAAATGACCTCCGCTATCAGGAGGTGGAGACGCCCCACCCTATGCCCGGAGAAGTGGTCATCCAGGTAAAAGCCTGCGGCGTGTGTACTACCGATATCAAGATTCTAACCGGCGAGAGCACCCCCCGCAACCTGCCTGCCATTCTGGGCCATGAGGTCGCCGGACTGGTACACGAGATAGGAAACGGCGTCCGGGGACTGAAGACAGGACAGAGGGTTGCCGTCTACCCTATCGCTTCCTGCGGGGAATGTTTCTTCTGCCGCCGGGGACGGCATAGCCTCTGCCTCCACGAGTTTGGTCTGGCGCACGGGGTTGACGGCGGATTCGCCGAATACGTCCGTATTCCGGCGCCCCTGGTCAACCTTGGCGGCATAATCCCTGTTAAGGACTCCCTCTCCATGGAACTGGCCGCCATGGCAGAGCCTCTCAGCTGTTGCCTCAGCGCCATCCGCAGCGCCGGAGTGGTCGAAGGGGACCGGGTGGCCATCATCGGCGCCGGACCCATGGGACTGCTGAACCTGCTCTCAGCCAGAGCCTCCGGCACCCGAACGATTGTCATCGATGTCATCCCGGAACGCCTGGAGAAAGCGCGGGAGCTGGGAGCCAACCATACCATCAATGTCGCCGAAAACGATCCCGTCGCCGCGGTACGTTCTATCACTGAAATCGGCGCTGACCTGGTCATCGCCGCCCTGGGAGCAACTGATATCATTGAAAAATACCTGCCCATGGTGCGCAATGGAGGCGTTTTTAACATCTTCGGCGGCGCGCCGAGGGGTTCCAGCCTGACCATAGACCCCAGGTGGCTGCACTACGGCGAGATTGTGCTTACCGGCACATTCGGCTCATCGCTCCCCGACTTCCAGCAGGCGCTCCGCCTTATCTCCAGCGGACAGGTGGATGTACTGCCGCTTATTTCGCACCGGGTCAGCCTGGAAAACCTGCTGGAGGTTGTCGAAGAGATAAAAAAGCACAATCTACTCAAGGCGGTTATGCTTACCTGACAACGGGCTACAGCCCAAGGAGACGAAGAAAATGGCAGTAGGTAAAAGAAACCGTATCAATCGCATCCTGAACCCGGACACCGGCAAGGGACTTATTATCGCCATTGACCACGGCATGGCCCTGGGGCCGATGACCGGAATCACCGACATCGCCGGGACCATCCGTAAACTGGCCGCCACCGGCAGAGTGGATGCCTGGCTGCTGACCAAGGGGATACTGGACACCTGCTTTGAGCCTGATGGACACCAGGGCATCATCCTGCGCGCCAGCGGCGCCGCCACCATCGCCGGTGCCGACCTGACACACGAAGGTACCACCACCGGAGTCGAAACGGCGCTGCGCCTCGGGGCGGACGCCCTGGCCACCACCGCCTTCATCGGCTCCCCATACGAGCACGAGACGCTGATGGATATGGCCAAACTGGCTGACGAATGCCATCAATACGACCTGCCCCTGCTCGGCGTGCTGGGCGTGGGCAAGACTCTGGAGAACAAAATGCTCGACCCCCAGTACCTGGCGCTGGGAGCGCGTGTCGCCGTTGAGCACGGGGCTGATATGGTCAAGACATATTATACGCCCGAAGACTTTCCGCGGGTGGTCGCCGGCTGCCCGGTTCCGCTGATGATTGCCGGTGGCCCGAAATGTGAAACAGACCTGGATACCCTCAAGATGATTCATGGCGCCCTGGTCGGCGGGGCGCGGGGCATCGTCATGGGCCGCAATATCTGGCAAAGCTCGCGCCCGGCGGAACTGCTCGATATCGTCTGGAGAATGATTCACCAGGGACTGAGTATTGAGGAGGCCGGTCAGGCGCTGAATGCCTGACCGGGGAGGTAACAATATGGATGAAATTCGAATCGCCTGTCCTTCACGCTTACACCTGGGACTTATCGACCTCAACGGTGAGATCGGCCGCATTGACGGCGGTACCGGCATTACCCTTGAACAACCCAGAACGGTAATTCACGCCATGAAAAGCGACCATCTGGAAATAGAGTGCCCCTCCGACCCCGGTGTGGTGACTCGCGCTGAAGAAGCCGCCCGGGCGGTTATGGAGCGTTACGGCTTCCCCCCGGCCAGGATTGTCATCGAGGAACGCCCCTTCGTTCACGTAGGGGTGGGCAGCGGCACCCAGCTCATGGTGGGTATCGCCAAAGCACTCTGCCACCTGGCCGGACGCCCGGTACATTCCGCTGAACTGGGCTCGGTAGTAAACCGCGGAGGCACCTCCGGCATCGGGGTGGCGGCAATTGAACACGGCGGGTTCATTCTGGACGGCGGGCACAATTTCCGCAATGGTGATGCCAGCAACAGCAAGAGCGAATATTCGCCATCCGCTGCCGTCCGGGGACTGATGCCGCCGCCGGTGCTGGCGCGCTATGACTTCCCTGACTGGGACATCCTGGTCTGCGCTCCCCGCGGTGAGGAGACCGCCGGTATCCACGAAGTCCAGATATTCAAAATTGTCTGCCCCGTACCTATCGAAGAGGTCAGGATAATTTGCCACCTGATACTGCTCAAGATGTTACCTGCCATCCTGGAGCGTGACCTGGAATCATTCGGGTTTGCTCTCGAGGAAACGCAGAAATACGGCTTCAAGAAGTTCGAATTCCGCGCCCAGTCACATAATGTTTTCCAGTGCCTGAAATTTCTCAAGGAGAACGGCGGCGCTGGCGTGGGCATGAGCAGCTGGGGGCCTACGTTATTCGCTTTTGGTGAAGACCTGTCCGACCTCCATGAGAAGACACGCCGCTTCCTCGATGAAAACATGGGCGGCACCTGCTTTATCACCCGTGCCAATAACACCGGAATGAGGATACTTGACTGAGTTACCGCCATGCTTTATCGCACGAACCGCCGTAACTCCCGGTCTGCCCATTCTTGTTTCAAATTCGAGTTAAAGCCGGGTACGGCAGTCAGGGTGAGACCAGAAGTTCATAATCTCCGGGGATGACCGATTATGACTAAACCAACCCGCTACACCCGCCAGCAAATAGAGAGCTTCGTCAAAAACGGTGTCTGGAAGACCACCATCTCCAGCCTGTGGGACAGAAACGCCGGAGAATATCCCTTGCTCCCAGCTATCGCCGATACGACACAAGAATACACCTGGGCAGAAGCCCTAACCTGGATAGACAGGGTAGCCCTGGGGCTGATTGAGATGGGTATGCAGAGGGACGAGGTATTGATGGCCCAGCTCCCGAACAGTGTCGAACTACACCTGCTGCGGGTAGCCTGTGAAAAAGCCGGGATATTGTGCCTGCCGGTATTGACCAATATGCGGGAAAGCGAGATTAAATATATCGCCGGCTATACGGATGCGGCCGCCCTGGTTATCAGCGATGAGTTCCGGGGGTTCAATTATACTGACATGGTCAGCCGGATTCGTGATGAGCTACCAAAGTTAAAACATATCCTTACTATTGAAGACAGGTCCAGGGACAGCGTAGTCCCCCTTGGCAGCCTGGCCCGGAAAGAGCGTAACAACCCGGATGTTCTGGAGAGCCGCCGCTACCGTCCGGAGGATGTCTCCATCGTCTGCCTCACCAGCGGCTCGACCGGATTCCCCAAGTTCGTTGAGTACCCGGCT
The window above is part of the Dehalococcoidales bacterium genome. Proteins encoded here:
- a CDS encoding exosortase/archaeosortase family protein; the encoded protein is MKRGSVVRLVLWAVISAMLLAVFLREFWINLPGMLSPVRVLEQNQAAPWGVLALCLGSLWLKRKQVGDKMSRSPAPVFIPVGLALVAGALLMPYSPDYQVFRVLLVVLGVFVIFFGKAARVPSVLLGIYGFAVSFPLLVERFAEDAYSRTAVVPLTGLLGVLRYPFESYGQWLHFGSLTGEPISVVITTACAGPATMGVFLAIFTLMMLDMPVPPSKAMGLLLFGVIGTWLQSFIRLVVLIMLGYYLGESALWAAHSWTIYILFPLWYLFFAYIYFRQYERLPDAGGKPVLAVEYS
- a CDS encoding type II CAAX endopeptidase family protein encodes the protein MQAITEIVQSELLERRVGRWQVFFIVALMAGIVVSEYVFAYHNVAYGIVIALALVLFTYLSLSVLHLQRGIINCGESLALVPLYILFTSSLPWFFINQQFLLPAVYSCIMGLCFWHIYEKGLSLSDLFGFSKEKLLKYSLIGLAIGVPLGTVEYLILRPAPAFPGFEVRYLFRDMVYMFFFVGIGEELLFRALIQRDLADVFGWKWGLLGASFLFAVMHLTWRSVPELGFVFIAGIVLGALYLKTKSLTAPIIAHGVNNVMLVAVLPYLIGL
- a CDS encoding transcriptional repressor, which encodes MLKKTRQKELILRVLKSTPSHPTALWVYDEVRKEMPNISLATVYRNLKVLRETGQILELEFNTSPNRFDPRTDYHDHFICERCSLIRDIDEPVNHKRLNGRIARETGFKISYYTAEFRGLCRECQELEGDGRSGLETNGGKL
- a CDS encoding S8 family serine peptidase, with product MKITRICYLPLVVLLVFMLGIPGNPALAEPLPGTADVLVNFYQPPGADEISLIESLGGTVNKVYHVVPAVAAVMPAENLDELRADPRVESVEDDITFSAALAGEVLPWGVDRVDAELVHPVYKGTGVKVAVLDTGIDFDHPDLAVSGNVTFVAGTSDGDDDNGHGTLVAGIVAALDNEIGVIGVAPEASLYSVKVLDQNGDGTMSNILSGIEWALDNNMQVVNMSFGGLAEMPSTIVQALDSAYAAGIVIVAGSGGSGNPGGTGNNVWAPARYESVIAVGATDNQDARYSSSSTGYTLELAAPGVNIYSTAMGGGYANLSGTSASSPHAAGVAALLIDSGISSNTAVRDRMRNSAEDLGAAGWDSLFGKGMVNADLAISFSEPPDQTQPVTAISVNGTQSQFGWYNTDVTVTLTAQDDAGGSGVSEIKYSLDGGQGWQTYSSPFIVSSEGTNLVLARAWDNAGNDEGPPAFVQIKIDKTMPNPSTISVRSGTMGNNGWYVSDVEVDMWTTDNPGGSGVAGMEYSLDNGQSWYTYTPFLVITADGNKTLLVRGRDKAGNVEAPPASAVIKIDQTPPDLTETSVPGLISKDKRGTMVNVSYNGTAADPVSGLNTTNTQLIDEYGELSQYLGSALSGTVAVEAWVQGSDGNGRTYTFRLTATDLAGNQTSVDAVTTVLHH
- a CDS encoding phosphoribosylanthranilate isomerase — encoded protein: MPSHQYTRIKICGITSVADARLAAEAGADYIGVIIEIDFSPRRLSVEQARPICEQSTLPVVTLFFNREAEQIRKAVDILRPHAIQLLGQEPPSLISALKNTVNCQLWKSIHLPPLASGAIDIAVYEETIKAMVDAGIDAIIIDTFVGSAPDARRYGGTGVVSDWEVARRLVETSPVPTFLAGGINPQNVRQAIEQVHPYGIDLCSGVESAPGQKDPEKLRQLISAIHGIVPVKR
- a CDS encoding zinc-dependent dehydrogenase, whose protein sequence is MKAAVLHGENDLRYQEVETPHPMPGEVVIQVKACGVCTTDIKILTGESTPRNLPAILGHEVAGLVHEIGNGVRGLKTGQRVAVYPIASCGECFFCRRGRHSLCLHEFGLAHGVDGGFAEYVRIPAPLVNLGGIIPVKDSLSMELAAMAEPLSCCLSAIRSAGVVEGDRVAIIGAGPMGLLNLLSARASGTRTIVIDVIPERLEKARELGANHTINVAENDPVAAVRSITEIGADLVIAALGATDIIEKYLPMVRNGGVFNIFGGAPRGSSLTIDPRWLHYGEIVLTGTFGSSLPDFQQALRLISSGQVDVLPLISHRVSLENLLEVVEEIKKHNLLKAVMLT